In Hemiscyllium ocellatum isolate sHemOce1 chromosome 2, sHemOce1.pat.X.cur, whole genome shotgun sequence, a single window of DNA contains:
- the LOC132825867 gene encoding serine/arginine-rich splicing factor 4-like, with protein MEDTIPGVVQVEFRDPEQNERRTESQTRAKESPNPRAVQGNPETEAVQRESRIPEKSEGNSKARSRLSEGSPGLGQCEGTPSPGAGRGETRVPVQSERKSKSQCRRGEIRVPEQSEWKHESRSRASGIPSPGAEREETRVPEQSKWKPESWCRAMGNTNPGADQGETQVPEQSEGKPKFWTRARGPRVPVQTEQGETRNPEKNERKPQFRSEERGNPSPGADRGETRVSVQSKRKHESRSRARRIPCPGAEHGETRVLAQSDGKHESRSRSRGNPSSGPEKGVPEAWCRLSEGSPGLGQCEGTPSPGAGRGETRVPVQSERKSKSQCRRGEIRVPEQSEWKHESRSRASGIPSPGAEREETRVPEQSKWKPESWCRAMGNTNPGADQGETQVPEQSEGKPKFWTRARGPRVPVQTEQGETRNPEKNERKPQFRSEERGNPSPGADRGETRVSVQSKRKHESRSRARRIPCPGAEHGETRVLAQSDGKHESRSRSRGNPSSGPEKGVPEAWCRLSEGSPGLGQCEGTPSPGAGRGETRVPVQSERKSKSQCRVKGNTSPGAERGENRVQCGKIRVPVQSEWKPECRCRMRGSRVSEQSKGKHESRSTARENPSPGAERGETRVPD; from the exons ATGGAAGACACAATACCCGGAGTAGTGCAAGTGGAATTCCGAGACCCGGAACAGAACGAGAGGAGAACAGAGTCTCAGACAAGAGCAAAGGAAAGCCcgaatcccagagcagtgcaagggAATCCCGAAACCGAAGCAGTGCAAAGGGAATCCCGAATCCCGGAGAAGAGCGAGGGGAATTCGAAggcccggagcaga CTGAGCGAGGGAAGCCCGGGTCTTGGACAATGCGAGGGAACACCGAGTCCCGGTGCAGGGCGAGGAGAAACCCGTGTCCCGGTGCAGAGCGAGAGGAAATCCAAATCCcagtgcagg CGAGGGGAAATCCGAGTACCGGAGCAGAGCGAGTGGAAacacgagtcccggagcagagcgagtgGAATCCCAAGTCCTGGAGCAGAGCGAGAGGAAacacgagtcccggagcagagcaaaTGGAAAcccgagtcctggtgcagagcgaTGGGAAACACGAATCCCGGAGCAGATCAAGGGGAAACCCAAGTTccggagcagagcgaggggaaacccAAGTTCTGGACCAGAGCGAGGGGTCcccgagtcccggtgcaga CTGAGCAAGGGGAAACCCGAAACCcggagaagaatgagaggaaacccCAGTTCCGGAGCGAAGAGAGGGGAAacccgagtcctggagcagatcgAGGGGAGACCCGGGTTTCGGTGCAGAGCAAGAGGAAacacgagtcccggagcagagcgaggAGAATCCCGTGTCCCGGTGCAGAGCATGGGGAAACCCGAGTCCTGGCGCAGAGCGATGGGAAacacgagtcccggagcagatcgAGGGGAAACCCAAGTTCCGGACCAGAGAAAGGGGTCCCCGAGGCCTggtgcaga CTGAGCGAGGGAAGCCCGGGTCTTGGACAATGCGAGGGAACACCGAGTCCCGGTGCAGGGCGAGGAGAAACCCGTGTCCCGGTGCAGAGCGAGAGGAAATCCAAATCCcagtgcagg CGAGGGGAAATCCGAGTACCGGAGCAGAGCGAGTGGAAacacgagtcccggagcagagcgagtgGAATCCCAAGTCCTGGAGCAGAGCGAGAGGAAacacgagtcccggagcagagcaaaTGGAAAcccgagtcctggtgcagagcgaTGGGAAACACGAATCCCGGAGCAGATCAAGGGGAAACCCAAGTTccggagcagagcgaggggaaacccAAGTTCTGGACCAGAGCGAGGGGTCcccgagtcccggtgcaga CTGAGCAAGGGGAAACCCGAAACCcggagaagaatgagaggaaacccCAGTTCCGGAGCGAAGAGAGGGGAAacccgagtcctggagcagatcgAGGGGAGACCCGGGTTTCGGTGCAGAGCAAGAGGAAacacgagtcccggagcagagcgaggAGAATCCCGTGTCCCGGTGCAGAGCATGGGGAAACCCGAGTCCTGGCGCAGAGCGATGGGAAacacgagtcccggagcagatcgAGGGGAAACCCAAGTTCCGGACCAGAGAAAGGGGTCCCCGAGGCCtggtgcaga CTGAGCGAGGGAAGCCCGGGTCTTGGACAATGCGAGGGAACACCGAGTCCCGGTGCAGGGCGAGGAGAAACCCGTGTCCCGGTGCAGAGCGAGAGGAAATCCAAATCCCAGTGCAGGGTGAAGGGAAAcacgagtcctggagcagagagaggggaaaaccGAGTCCAG TGCGGGAAAAtccgagtcccggtgcagagcgAGTGGAAACCTGAGTGCCGGTGCCGAATGAGGGGATCCCGAGTCTCGGAGCAGAGCAAAGGGAAACACGAGTCCCGGAGCACAGCAAGGGAAAACCCGAGTCCCGGTGCAGAACGAGGCGAAACCCGAGTCCCGGATTAG